A window of Parasynechococcus marenigrum WH 8102 contains these coding sequences:
- the trxA gene encoding thioredoxin has product MVADFTDAGFASEVLQAPGTVLVDFWAPWCGPCRLMAPLMDWAADTYGERLTVGKLEVDGNPSTRDAYEVQGIPTLILYRDGEVIARHEGAIAKPQLQAFLDANL; this is encoded by the coding sequence TTGGTCGCTGATTTCACAGACGCCGGGTTTGCCTCCGAAGTGCTTCAGGCCCCTGGAACGGTTCTGGTTGACTTCTGGGCACCCTGGTGCGGTCCCTGTCGGCTGATGGCTCCCCTGATGGACTGGGCTGCAGACACCTACGGCGAACGCTTGACGGTTGGGAAGCTGGAAGTGGATGGCAACCCATCGACCCGCGATGCCTACGAGGTGCAGGGCATTCCCACCCTCATCCTTTACCGCGATGGTGAAGTGATCGCACGCCATGAAGGGGCGATTGCCAAGCCTCAGCTGCAAGCATTCCTGGATGCCAACCTCTAG
- a CDS encoding aminotransferase class I/II-fold pyridoxal phosphate-dependent enzyme: protein MPTSRRLEALGNGVFARTDRAKQAHRDKTGVPPLIDLSLGSTDLQPPEEILRCMAAAVTDPASSAYCLEAGTAPFQQAVAAWCQRRFGVEVDPQRQVQLLVGSQEGTAHLPLAILDPGDRALLLDPSYPSHRGGLVLAGASICSLPLFQEQDWLPDFDAIRPAVWDQLKLFVLGYPHNPTATVGNQELLDQAMARGCRHQLVIANDNPYVDLALEGEAPSLLRSPGWSEWGIEFFSLSKGWCLGGFRLAFAIGAEPLITALRQVKGVVDFNQSLALQQGAIQALTQWADWPRSLHGAYRERRDRVLSVLRGGGWSCPTPGMAMYLWLPLPADAGVRKLDDETFASHVLQRSGVALTPGSGFGEGGKGWLRMALVRPTDELEDAARRVVAAVP, encoded by the coding sequence ATGCCAACCTCTAGGCGTCTTGAAGCCCTTGGAAACGGCGTTTTTGCGCGCACCGACCGGGCGAAACAAGCCCATCGGGACAAAACAGGCGTTCCACCTCTGATCGATCTCTCCCTTGGGTCGACTGATTTACAGCCCCCGGAAGAGATTCTCCGTTGCATGGCGGCGGCGGTCACCGACCCTGCTAGTTCTGCGTATTGCCTTGAAGCGGGAACAGCACCGTTCCAACAGGCGGTAGCAGCCTGGTGTCAGCGCCGATTCGGTGTGGAGGTCGACCCCCAGCGTCAGGTTCAGCTGCTGGTCGGTTCCCAGGAGGGAACAGCCCATCTCCCCCTTGCCATTCTTGACCCTGGAGATCGTGCGCTTCTCCTCGATCCCTCTTACCCATCCCATCGCGGTGGGCTGGTGCTGGCAGGGGCCTCGATCTGCAGCTTGCCTCTGTTTCAGGAGCAGGACTGGCTCCCTGATTTTGACGCCATTCGCCCTGCGGTCTGGGATCAGCTGAAGCTGTTCGTCCTCGGCTACCCCCACAACCCAACCGCCACGGTGGGAAACCAGGAGCTGTTGGATCAGGCGATGGCCCGCGGTTGTCGCCATCAGCTGGTGATTGCCAACGACAATCCCTACGTGGATCTTGCCCTGGAGGGAGAGGCCCCATCGCTGTTGAGAAGTCCTGGTTGGAGTGAATGGGGAATTGAATTCTTCTCCCTCTCCAAAGGCTGGTGCCTTGGCGGATTTCGGCTGGCCTTCGCCATTGGCGCCGAACCCTTGATCACCGCCCTGCGTCAGGTGAAGGGCGTGGTGGATTTCAATCAGTCGTTGGCGTTGCAACAGGGGGCGATCCAGGCCCTGACCCAATGGGCTGATTGGCCCCGCAGCCTGCATGGCGCTTATCGCGAGCGCCGGGATCGCGTTTTGTCGGTGTTGCGGGGCGGTGGCTGGTCCTGTCCCACCCCTGGGATGGCCATGTACCTCTGGTTGCCTTTGCCAGCTGATGCTGGCGTCCGGAAACTTGACGACGAAACCTTTGCCAGCCATGTTCTGCAGCGCTCCGGCGTCGCACTCACCCCGGGCTCTGGTTTCGGTGAAGGGGGCAAGGGCTGGTTGCGGATGGCTTTGGTCCGTCCAACGGATGAGCTTGAGGACGCTGCCCGACGAGTGGTGGCTGCTGTCCCATGA
- the topA gene encoding type I DNA topoisomerase has translation MAHTLVIVESPTKARTIRGFLPKGFKVEASMGHVRDLPNNASEIPASAKGQKWANLGVNTEADFDPLYVVPKDKKKVVRELKDALKGADQLLLATDEDREGESISWHLLQLLAPKVPVKRMVFHEITKEAIGKALDQTRDLDMELVHAQETRRILDRLVGYSLSPLLWKKVAWGLSAGRVQSVAVRLLVQRERARRAFCSGSYWDLKAQLEHSGSGFEAKLTHLVGRRIATGNDFDESTGGLKAGSEVRLLTEKEARALAETVQAATWSVDAVEEKPTVRKPVPPFTTSTLQQEANRKLRLSARETMRCAQGLYERGFITYMRTDSVHLSDQAISASRSCVESLYGKEYLSKGPRQFSNKARNAQEAHEAIRPSGESFRTPGDTGLEGRDLAVYDLIWKRTVASQMAEARLTMLSIDLSSGEASFRASGKRIDFPGFFRAYVEGSDDPDAALEGQELLLPALAVGDAPAPKQVEPLGHQTQPPARFSEASLVKMLEKEGIGRPSTYASIIGTIVDRGYSTLQGNALTPSFTAFAVTALLEEHFPDLVDTSFTARMENTLDEISHGKVEWLPYLEGFFKGDQGLETQVQQREGDIDPGASRTVDLEGLSCVVRIGRFGAYLESKRVGDDGEEELIKATLPREITPADLDADQAELILKQKADGPESIGEDPETGDLVYLLFGQYGPYVQRGQVSDENPKPKRASLPKGQKPEDLTLDDALGLLRLPRLLGEHPDGGRVQAGLGRFGPYVVWDKGKSEKDYRSLKGDDDVLAVGLSRALELLAMPKRGRGGRTALKDLGKPEGSEETIQVYDGPYGLYVKQGKVNASLPEGKGADDVTLEEAVELLAAKASAKKSSRKTTAAKKAPAKKAAAKKTAAKKPPATTKSGRLRASAVRVIKPADS, from the coding sequence GTGGCGCACACCCTCGTCATTGTTGAAAGCCCCACGAAGGCCCGCACCATTCGCGGCTTCCTTCCGAAGGGGTTCAAGGTCGAGGCGTCCATGGGCCATGTGCGGGATCTTCCCAACAACGCCAGCGAGATCCCTGCGTCCGCCAAGGGTCAGAAATGGGCCAACCTTGGCGTCAATACCGAAGCCGACTTCGATCCCCTTTACGTGGTGCCGAAGGACAAGAAGAAGGTGGTGCGCGAGCTAAAAGATGCGTTGAAGGGCGCGGATCAGCTGCTGCTGGCCACTGACGAAGACCGCGAGGGGGAAAGCATCAGCTGGCACCTGCTGCAGCTGTTGGCGCCGAAGGTTCCGGTGAAGCGGATGGTCTTCCACGAGATCACCAAGGAAGCCATCGGCAAGGCGCTGGATCAGACCCGTGATCTCGACATGGAGCTGGTGCATGCCCAGGAGACGCGCCGGATCCTGGATCGTCTGGTGGGGTACAGCCTCTCTCCCCTGCTCTGGAAAAAGGTGGCATGGGGGCTTTCCGCTGGCCGGGTGCAATCGGTCGCCGTTCGCCTCCTGGTGCAGCGGGAACGGGCCCGGCGGGCCTTTTGCAGCGGCAGTTACTGGGATCTCAAGGCCCAGCTCGAGCATTCTGGCAGTGGTTTCGAGGCCAAATTGACCCATCTGGTTGGCCGACGTATCGCCACCGGCAACGATTTCGACGAAAGCACCGGTGGCCTCAAGGCCGGCAGCGAGGTGCGGCTGCTGACGGAAAAGGAGGCCCGCGCTCTGGCGGAAACGGTTCAGGCCGCGACCTGGTCGGTGGATGCTGTTGAGGAGAAGCCCACGGTGCGGAAGCCGGTGCCGCCGTTCACCACCAGCACCCTTCAGCAGGAGGCGAATCGCAAACTACGCCTCTCAGCGAGGGAGACGATGCGCTGCGCCCAGGGCCTCTACGAGCGAGGTTTCATCACTTACATGCGAACCGACTCGGTTCATCTTTCGGATCAGGCGATCAGCGCGTCCCGCAGCTGTGTGGAGAGCCTCTACGGCAAGGAGTATCTGAGCAAGGGGCCGCGGCAATTCAGCAACAAGGCACGCAATGCCCAGGAGGCCCACGAGGCGATTCGCCCCTCCGGCGAGAGCTTCCGCACACCTGGCGATACCGGGCTTGAAGGCCGTGACCTGGCGGTGTACGACCTCATCTGGAAACGCACCGTTGCCAGTCAGATGGCGGAAGCCCGGCTGACGATGCTGTCGATCGATCTCAGCTCTGGAGAGGCAAGTTTCCGAGCCAGTGGCAAGCGAATCGATTTTCCGGGCTTCTTCCGTGCCTACGTCGAGGGCAGCGACGACCCTGATGCAGCCCTGGAGGGCCAGGAGCTGCTTCTGCCCGCACTGGCGGTGGGTGATGCCCCTGCCCCCAAGCAGGTGGAACCTTTGGGCCACCAGACCCAGCCCCCAGCCCGTTTCAGCGAAGCCTCTCTGGTCAAGATGCTGGAGAAGGAGGGCATCGGACGACCCTCCACCTACGCCTCGATCATCGGCACGATTGTTGATCGCGGCTATTCCACGCTGCAGGGCAATGCCCTGACCCCCAGCTTCACAGCCTTTGCTGTGACCGCCCTGCTGGAAGAACATTTTCCGGATCTGGTTGATACGAGCTTCACGGCTCGGATGGAGAACACTCTTGATGAGATCTCCCACGGCAAGGTCGAATGGTTGCCGTATTTGGAAGGGTTTTTCAAAGGTGATCAGGGGCTGGAAACCCAGGTGCAGCAACGGGAAGGGGACATCGATCCCGGAGCCTCCCGAACCGTCGACCTCGAGGGCCTGTCCTGCGTGGTGCGCATCGGGCGATTCGGTGCCTACTTGGAGTCCAAACGGGTCGGCGATGACGGCGAGGAGGAGCTGATCAAAGCGACGCTCCCCCGGGAGATCACACCGGCGGATCTGGATGCGGACCAGGCGGAACTGATCCTGAAGCAGAAGGCAGATGGCCCGGAATCCATCGGCGAGGACCCAGAGACGGGCGACTTGGTGTACCTCCTGTTCGGTCAGTACGGGCCCTATGTGCAGCGCGGACAGGTCAGTGATGAGAATCCAAAGCCCAAACGGGCCTCACTGCCCAAGGGCCAGAAACCTGAGGATCTGACCTTGGATGATGCTCTCGGCCTGCTCCGACTCCCCCGCTTGTTGGGGGAACATCCCGATGGCGGGCGGGTTCAGGCTGGTCTCGGACGTTTCGGGCCCTATGTGGTTTGGGATAAGGGCAAGAGTGAGAAGGACTACCGCTCCCTCAAGGGTGACGACGATGTGCTGGCGGTTGGCCTCAGTCGCGCCTTAGAGCTGCTGGCCATGCCGAAACGGGGCCGCGGCGGCCGGACGGCGCTGAAGGATCTCGGCAAACCCGAGGGCAGCGAGGAGACGATTCAGGTCTACGACGGTCCCTATGGCCTCTACGTCAAGCAGGGCAAGGTCAATGCCTCCCTGCCTGAAGGCAAAGGGGCGGACGATGTCACGCTGGAGGAGGCCGTGGAACTGCTGGCGGCGAAGGCTTCTGCCAAGAAGAGCAGCCGCAAGACCACGGCGGCCAAAAAAGCTCCGGCCAAGAAAGCCGCTGCGAAAAAAACCGCCGCCAAGAAACCTCCTGCCACCACCAAGAGCGGACGGCTGCGGGCTAGTGCCGTGCGGGTGATCAAACCCGCCGACAGCTGA
- a CDS encoding NAD(P)H-quinone oxidoreductase subunit N encodes MPEMGVFLLAAQAMAAPGELLNLSLNATAVLPEGAVLLAMIATLLVDLAGEKVAARWVPPICYGGLGTALVLLALQWNAPVESSFLGAFLADNLAVAFRAVIALSTLLSLLISWRYAEQSGTPVGEFAAILLAATLGAMLLCGATDLVSVFISLETLSVASYLLSGYMKRDARSSEAALKYLLVGSAAAAVFLYGSSLLYGLSGSTSLEAIGVALQTSTTPVAALSLVFVLATVAFKIAAVPFHQWTPDVYEGSPTPVVAFLSVGSKAAGFALALRILVGCFGAFDGQWKLLFTVLAVLSMTLGNVVALAQTSMKRMLAYSSIGQAGFVMIGMVCGTEDGFAAMVLYMAAYLFMNLGAFACIILFSIRTGSDRISDYAGLYQKDPLITLGLSLCLLSLGGIPPMLGFFGKIYLFFAGWADHQYLLVVVGLITSVVSIYYYISVIKMMVVKEPQEASDIVKAYPDVSWSVMGMQPLRVALIGCVAVTAVGGILSNPLFQWANTAVTSSPLLQEAIAQSTQRGLG; translated from the coding sequence ATGCCCGAGATGGGTGTCTTTCTTCTCGCCGCCCAGGCCATGGCTGCCCCTGGTGAGCTTCTCAACCTGTCGCTGAATGCCACGGCGGTGCTTCCGGAGGGAGCTGTATTGCTGGCGATGATCGCCACGTTGCTGGTGGATCTGGCTGGCGAAAAGGTTGCTGCTCGCTGGGTTCCTCCCATTTGCTACGGGGGTCTGGGGACAGCCCTGGTGTTGTTGGCCCTGCAATGGAATGCCCCGGTTGAAAGCTCCTTTCTTGGAGCGTTCCTCGCGGACAACCTCGCGGTGGCCTTTCGTGCGGTCATCGCCCTCTCAACCCTGCTGTCGCTGTTGATCAGCTGGCGATATGCCGAGCAAAGCGGCACACCGGTCGGGGAGTTCGCCGCCATCCTGCTGGCTGCCACCCTTGGGGCCATGTTGCTCTGCGGTGCAACGGATCTAGTGAGTGTCTTCATCTCCTTGGAAACCCTCTCAGTTGCCAGCTATCTGCTGTCGGGCTACATGAAGCGCGACGCCCGCAGCTCCGAAGCAGCGCTCAAATACCTGCTGGTCGGCTCAGCTGCCGCTGCCGTTTTTCTATACGGATCCTCCCTTCTTTATGGCCTGAGCGGCAGCACCAGCCTTGAGGCCATCGGCGTTGCCCTCCAAACCAGCACAACACCAGTAGCAGCCCTCTCTTTGGTGTTCGTTCTGGCGACCGTGGCGTTCAAGATTGCAGCTGTTCCTTTCCACCAGTGGACTCCGGATGTTTATGAGGGCTCTCCGACGCCTGTGGTGGCTTTCCTCTCCGTTGGCTCAAAGGCCGCTGGCTTCGCTTTAGCCCTGCGGATCCTGGTGGGTTGTTTCGGCGCCTTTGATGGTCAGTGGAAGCTGCTGTTCACCGTTTTGGCGGTGCTCAGCATGACGCTGGGCAACGTGGTGGCTCTGGCCCAGACCTCAATGAAACGGATGCTGGCCTACAGCTCGATCGGTCAGGCCGGCTTCGTCATGATCGGCATGGTCTGCGGCACCGAAGACGGTTTCGCCGCGATGGTTCTTTATATGGCCGCCTACCTGTTCATGAATCTCGGGGCCTTCGCCTGCATCATCCTGTTCTCGATCCGAACGGGCAGCGACAGGATCTCTGATTACGCCGGCCTGTATCAAAAGGATCCACTCATCACCCTCGGACTGAGCCTCTGCCTGCTGTCGCTGGGTGGCATCCCTCCCATGCTGGGTTTCTTCGGAAAGATCTACCTGTTCTTCGCGGGCTGGGCCGACCACCAATACCTTCTGGTCGTCGTCGGATTGATCACCTCAGTTGTGTCGATCTATTACTACATCTCGGTCATCAAGATGATGGTCGTGAAAGAGCCCCAGGAAGCCTCCGACATCGTCAAGGCTTACCCAGATGTGAGCTGGTCCGTGATGGGCATGCAGCCCTTGCGCGTCGCCCTGATCGGCTGCGTCGCAGTAACTGCCGTGGGTGGCATCCTTTCCAACCCCTTGTTCCAGTGGGCCAATACAGCCGTAACCAGTAGCCCATTGCTGCAGGAAGCCATCGCTCAATCCACACAACGCGGCCTTGGCTGA
- a CDS encoding DUF721 domain-containing protein, with protein MAIAPDGQRHKLRGVELLQQAPPAPASPLGDCLDRLRQDWRRDGSLAGLWQDWPSIAGDLLATHCRPLSLQRGVLTVGASHPQWRQALQYNKPQLISALNSAGHPVRDLRIQQHHTGSAAQLPSEKDIWSRHPSRTDIHGMGTCPQCHRPAPNGEMALWSCCGFCHRQHLSDG; from the coding sequence ATGGCCATCGCACCAGACGGACAACGTCACAAACTTCGCGGCGTTGAACTGCTCCAGCAGGCCCCCCCGGCTCCGGCATCCCCCCTAGGTGACTGCCTCGACCGCCTGCGTCAGGACTGGCGGCGGGACGGCAGCCTCGCTGGCCTTTGGCAGGACTGGCCTTCAATCGCAGGCGATCTTCTGGCGACGCACTGTCGCCCGTTGTCCCTCCAGCGGGGCGTGCTCACGGTCGGGGCCAGTCATCCGCAGTGGCGTCAGGCTCTTCAATACAACAAGCCGCAGCTGATCAGTGCTCTCAATAGCGCTGGGCACCCGGTGCGGGATCTACGGATTCAGCAGCATCACACCGGTAGCGCGGCCCAACTGCCCAGTGAGAAAGACATCTGGTCCCGCCATCCCAGCCGGACCGATATCCACGGCATGGGCACCTGTCCGCAATGCCACAGACCGGCCCCAAATGGCGAAATGGCGTTGTGGAGCTGCTGCGGTTTCTGCCATCGCCAACATCTGAGCGACGGCTGA
- a CDS encoding ArnT family glycosyltransferase — protein sequence MSGRRHLGVLALVLALGVLINLWRLGATGVVDETPPLFAAAGRAMTQTGDWLTPRVNGLPRFDKPPLVYWLMALGYSLPGQIVWDPLGSWAARLPSALSSVAVMLVLADTVLRGPSAGLRRPVAAALTAALCFGLSPLVLVWSRTAVSDALLCGLLAISLILQWRRFAAPERHRWWPAWLVLGLAVLAKGPVAVVLTGLTLLLFSALRRDLATPWSRLRPLPGLALTALVSLPWYAVELLVEGQPFWDSFFGYHNLQRFTSVVNDHLQPWWFFGPVMLVAAMPFSPLLLLGLARIPRQRTSPDQSLHQFAGCWLLAVLLLFTTAATKLPSYWLPATPAAALLICFALGRRDRWLALAWASSLALVLLLAVGFWCAPLWVPLINDPEMPTLASDLLASGLVWRAAGWFSLAALMGVVLWRGSLVLRLLSVQLPLVCFHLTAVIPIAELADQLRQLPVRQATQTLVDQQRPQEPLAMVGAMKPSVHFYAGQVILFEGRSNGAQVNLADRLSKEQRRGWRGVPLQSPDASPTVLLIIDEGTRRQRHWRGLQPERLGRFGVYTVWRIERTRLNDRAAELMADGVDADWQKPRPERF from the coding sequence ATGTCCGGCCGCCGGCATCTGGGTGTACTGGCCTTGGTGCTGGCCCTCGGGGTTCTGATCAACCTTTGGAGACTCGGTGCCACCGGTGTGGTGGATGAAACGCCGCCCTTGTTCGCAGCGGCTGGCCGGGCCATGACCCAGACCGGCGATTGGCTGACACCCCGGGTGAACGGCCTGCCGCGTTTTGATAAACCACCTCTGGTGTATTGGCTGATGGCCTTGGGCTACAGCCTGCCGGGCCAGATCGTCTGGGATCCGCTCGGCAGCTGGGCGGCGCGGTTGCCTTCGGCTTTGTCCAGCGTGGCGGTGATGCTGGTGTTGGCCGACACTGTTTTGCGTGGGCCATCGGCGGGACTTCGGCGGCCCGTGGCTGCTGCGTTAACGGCTGCCCTGTGTTTCGGTCTCTCACCGTTGGTGCTGGTCTGGAGTCGCACGGCTGTCAGTGATGCCCTGTTGTGCGGACTGCTCGCCATCAGCCTGATCCTGCAATGGCGGCGGTTTGCAGCACCCGAGCGTCACCGCTGGTGGCCGGCCTGGTTGGTGCTGGGTCTGGCGGTTCTGGCGAAAGGGCCGGTGGCGGTGGTGCTAACAGGACTCACCCTGTTGTTGTTCAGCGCCCTGAGGCGTGATCTGGCCACGCCCTGGAGTCGTCTGAGACCACTTCCCGGTCTCGCTCTGACAGCCCTGGTGAGCCTCCCTTGGTATGCCGTGGAACTGCTGGTGGAGGGGCAGCCCTTCTGGGACAGCTTCTTCGGATATCACAACCTTCAGCGCTTCACCAGCGTCGTCAACGACCATCTGCAGCCCTGGTGGTTCTTTGGCCCCGTGATGCTGGTGGCGGCCATGCCCTTCTCCCCGCTGCTGTTGCTGGGATTGGCGCGTATACCCCGGCAGCGAACGTCCCCAGATCAGTCCCTGCATCAGTTCGCCGGCTGCTGGTTGCTGGCGGTGCTGCTGTTGTTCACCACGGCGGCGACCAAGTTGCCCAGCTACTGGCTACCGGCAACACCGGCTGCGGCGCTGCTGATCTGTTTCGCTCTTGGGCGTCGGGATCGCTGGCTCGCTTTGGCCTGGGCCAGCTCTTTGGCGCTGGTGCTGCTCCTGGCGGTCGGCTTCTGGTGTGCGCCGCTCTGGGTTCCACTGATCAACGACCCGGAAATGCCGACCCTGGCTTCCGATCTTCTGGCCAGTGGCCTGGTGTGGCGCGCGGCTGGATGGTTCAGCTTGGCGGCTCTGATGGGGGTGGTGCTCTGGCGAGGGTCCCTAGTCCTCCGATTGCTTTCGGTGCAGCTCCCGCTGGTCTGTTTTCACCTCACAGCAGTGATTCCGATTGCCGAATTGGCTGACCAATTGCGGCAGCTTCCGGTTCGGCAGGCCACTCAGACCCTGGTGGATCAGCAGCGGCCCCAGGAGCCGCTGGCCATGGTCGGCGCCATGAAACCTTCGGTTCACTTCTATGCCGGTCAGGTGATCCTGTTCGAGGGCCGCTCAAACGGTGCTCAGGTGAACCTGGCGGATCGGCTGTCGAAGGAGCAACGTCGCGGCTGGCGGGGAGTTCCTTTGCAGTCTCCTGACGCCTCTCCGACCGTTCTGTTGATCATTGATGAGGGGACACGCCGGCAGAGACACTGGCGGGGTTTGCAGCCGGAGAGGCTTGGTCGTTTTGGGGTCTACACCGTCTGGCGGATCGAGCGGACACGCCTGAACGACCGTGCTGCGGAACTGATGGCTGATGGGGTCGATGCCGACTGGCAGAAGCCTCGACCGGAGCGGTTCTGA
- a CDS encoding biotin--[acetyl-CoA-carboxylase] ligase encodes MTWTARPHRCGGRQLALHDRRFRTDRLGTWNLRWLPVCSSTEISLAEWLQDEPNLVRPRAVVARRQRRGVGQRGRHWQSPTGGVWLSAAMPWPGQSVTAAGLLGLAVALELSNRLERQGVPVRIKWPNDLLVEGRKLAGVLPRLVHRGPQLRLVRCGIGLNVMNTVPIGAIALRELLPRSDASVEIWVGELLLSLERSLQLLAGSSAWLQLVEDRLWSDQVSSSDDGPSWTIDGLSPSGGLLLRRGQQRTEWIRWP; translated from the coding sequence ATGACCTGGACGGCTCGACCGCACCGTTGTGGAGGGCGTCAGCTGGCACTGCATGATCGACGATTCAGGACTGACCGCCTGGGGACCTGGAATCTGCGCTGGCTTCCGGTGTGCAGCAGCACCGAGATCAGCCTTGCCGAATGGCTTCAGGATGAACCGAATCTTGTGCGGCCCCGTGCAGTCGTGGCACGACGGCAGCGGCGAGGCGTTGGTCAGCGCGGTCGCCACTGGCAGTCGCCAACCGGTGGGGTCTGGCTGAGTGCCGCCATGCCCTGGCCAGGACAGTCCGTTACCGCGGCTGGTCTGCTGGGCCTTGCTGTTGCCCTGGAGCTTTCCAACCGGCTGGAGCGGCAGGGAGTTCCGGTTCGGATCAAGTGGCCCAATGACCTACTGGTGGAGGGGCGCAAGCTGGCGGGGGTGCTGCCGCGACTGGTGCACCGCGGACCACAGCTGAGGCTGGTGCGCTGCGGTATCGGGCTGAATGTCATGAACACTGTCCCTATCGGTGCCATCGCCCTGCGTGAACTGCTGCCAAGGTCTGATGCTTCCGTTGAGATCTGGGTGGGTGAACTGCTGCTGTCGCTGGAACGCAGTCTGCAGTTGCTGGCTGGATCTTCCGCTTGGCTGCAGTTGGTGGAGGATCGTCTGTGGAGCGATCAGGTCTCCAGTTCAGACGACGGGCCGTCCTGGACGATCGACGGCTTGTCGCCCAGTGGCGGCCTGCTCCTGCGACGTGGGCAACAGCGAACGGAGTGGATTCGCTGGCCTTAA
- a CDS encoding PspA/IM30 family protein: MGFFDRLGRLVRANANAAVSSMEDPSKILDQSVADMQSDLVKLRQAVALAIASQKRLRSQAEQASSQATTWYERAELALKKGEEDLAREALTRRKTFQETATSLNAQVQSQDGQVETLKKSLVALEGKIAEAKTKKDMLKARAQAAQAQQQLQSAVGNIGTNSAMAAFERMEEKVEAMEATGQAAAELAGADLESQFAALEGGSDVDDELAALRNQLKGGPESVALPASEQSQAVTPVKVEEVDADLEDLKRSIDKL; encoded by the coding sequence ATGGGCTTCTTCGATCGGCTGGGTCGTCTCGTACGCGCCAACGCCAACGCTGCGGTCAGCAGCATGGAAGACCCGTCCAAAATCCTCGACCAGTCCGTTGCTGACATGCAGTCGGATCTGGTGAAGCTGCGGCAGGCGGTGGCTTTGGCCATCGCCAGCCAGAAGCGGCTCCGCAGTCAGGCTGAGCAGGCCTCATCCCAGGCCACAACCTGGTACGAGCGGGCTGAATTGGCCCTGAAGAAGGGGGAGGAGGACCTGGCTCGAGAAGCGCTGACGCGCCGCAAGACCTTTCAGGAGACCGCCACGTCCCTCAACGCTCAGGTTCAGTCGCAGGATGGCCAGGTCGAAACTCTGAAGAAGAGTCTTGTGGCCCTCGAGGGCAAGATCGCCGAGGCCAAGACGAAGAAGGACATGCTCAAGGCCCGCGCCCAGGCGGCGCAGGCTCAGCAACAGCTGCAGAGCGCCGTGGGCAACATCGGCACAAATTCCGCCATGGCAGCTTTCGAGCGCATGGAGGAAAAAGTCGAGGCGATGGAGGCCACCGGACAGGCCGCGGCTGAGCTGGCAGGTGCTGATCTGGAGAGCCAATTCGCTGCCCTGGAGGGGGGCTCTGATGTGGATGATGAGCTGGCAGCGCTGCGCAACCAGCTCAAGGGCGGTCCGGAGTCCGTCGCTCTGCCCGCGTCTGAGCAATCCCAGGCTGTGACGCCAGTGAAGGTGGAGGAAGTCGATGCGGATCTCGAGGATTTGAAGCGTTCCATCGACAAACTCTGA
- a CDS encoding ABC transporter ATP-binding protein, protein MADSTSQAVAELSGVSKVYGQGDLEVRALDQLDLTVRSGDYLAVMGASGSGKSTAMNILGCLDRPSDGRYRLNGIAVEQLDDDELADLRNQSLGFVFQQFHLLPHASAMENVMLPMVYAGIPLDERKERAASALDRVGLSQRLDNRPNQLSGGQQQRVAIARAIINRPSLLLADEPTGALDSNTTAEVLELFDELHQQGITLVMVTHEDDVAARAHRIARFQDGRIVNEASQ, encoded by the coding sequence TTGGCTGATTCAACCTCCCAAGCTGTTGCTGAACTGAGTGGCGTCAGCAAGGTCTACGGCCAGGGTGATCTTGAAGTGAGGGCGCTGGATCAACTAGATCTCACCGTTCGCAGCGGCGATTATCTGGCGGTGATGGGGGCGAGCGGTTCCGGCAAGAGCACGGCAATGAACATTCTTGGCTGCCTGGATCGTCCGAGCGATGGCCGATACCGGCTCAATGGAATTGCCGTTGAACAGCTCGATGATGATGAGCTTGCGGACCTGCGCAACCAGTCCCTGGGATTCGTGTTCCAACAGTTCCATCTCCTTCCCCATGCCTCGGCCATGGAGAACGTGATGCTGCCGATGGTCTACGCCGGAATCCCACTGGACGAACGCAAGGAACGAGCGGCTTCAGCCCTGGATCGCGTCGGCCTGAGTCAACGACTGGACAATCGTCCCAACCAGCTCTCCGGCGGCCAGCAGCAGCGGGTCGCCATCGCGAGAGCCATCATCAATCGCCCGAGCCTTCTTCTGGCGGACGAGCCCACCGGCGCCCTCGACTCGAACACCACGGCTGAAGTGCTGGAACTGTTTGATGAATTGCACCAGCAGGGAATCACCCTGGTGATGGTGACCCATGAAGACGATGTAGCAGCCCGAGCCCATCGAATTGCCCGTTTTCAGGATGGCCGCATCGTGAATGAAGCATCACAATGA